One window from the genome of Verrucomicrobiia bacterium encodes:
- a CDS encoding response regulator transcription factor gives MARVLIIEDERAMRTVLADLLASEGHRVITAADGERGLARALEEDPDLILLDVMMPRLDGFALASELRRLGRGAPILMLTAKGQVEDRVRGLDSGADDYLVKPFSGDELLARTRALLRRRSGPRGGTQDPLRLGEATVDFVRMQARGPRGPVHLTAKEFALLRLLAEAAGEPVTRERFLDVVWGVAAFPTTRTVDTHVASVRSKLEPDPEHPRFLKTVHGVGYRLEC, from the coding sequence ATGGCCAGGGTCCTGATCATTGAGGACGAGCGGGCAATGCGGACGGTGCTGGCGGATTTGCTGGCATCGGAAGGGCATCGGGTGATCACCGCCGCGGACGGCGAACGGGGCCTGGCCCGGGCGCTGGAGGAGGATCCCGATCTCATCCTGCTCGACGTGATGATGCCGCGGCTCGACGGCTTTGCGCTGGCGTCCGAGCTGCGCCGGCTGGGCCGGGGTGCGCCGATCCTGATGCTCACCGCCAAGGGGCAGGTGGAGGACCGGGTGCGCGGTCTCGACTCCGGCGCCGACGACTATCTGGTGAAGCCGTTCAGCGGCGACGAACTGCTGGCCCGCACACGGGCCCTGTTGCGGCGACGGAGCGGCCCGCGCGGCGGAACGCAGGACCCATTGCGTCTGGGGGAGGCCACGGTGGATTTTGTGCGCATGCAGGCCCGCGGTCCCCGCGGACCGGTACATCTCACGGCCAAGGAGTTCGCCCTGCTGCGACTGCTCGCCGAGGCGGCCGGTGAACCCGTCACTCGTGAACGATTTTTGGATGTGGTCTGGGGCGTGGCCGCGTTCCCGACCACCCGTACTGTGGACACCCATGTGGCGAGCGTGCGCTCCAAGCTGGAGCCCGACCCCGAGCATCCCCGCTTCCTCAAGACGGTTCATGGCGTGGGCTACCGTCTGGAGTGCTGA
- a CDS encoding ankyrin repeat domain-containing protein, protein MKTWILLLTVLLTAPCAAAADPLAEALQRGLLAEDARKDLAGAATAYREAIELGDRQRTMVATALFRLAEAERALGRTNEAVTWYLRLMREYPEATNLTALAARRLPERGDGADRRTATLHADLVLMKDLLRGYREERQRFIALTNDPLALALALKASHSTPGLEGLIGRINEAEVELEALKIRYKSNHPTRQAADAKIAELRRQIAAENTGILSRLQAREVEFETLIARQEDALARTTSATGSPTPGGSSLVGAETLLMDEIALAEQQLEIVKRRHDVGRADTEEVLKASREVLSLKRQLAAMQVRPKDIVDPVVPSSGELPDEEAREIERLKRLLANSPDLLNAPQGSENETPLQTAARLDQARVVEYLLQAGAGINALGGKGVTALYAAAEAGHKRMVELLLRAGADVNAGANGRTPLLIAVPYERTQVIETLLDAGASPNIQIGPVAMVLMGEAYERVSPFGLALLRRNLSLVETMARHGADLNAPCSKEQLPLGIALSQGDWDIAALLLKLGANPDADGAGISPLRLAMGQSASPPPRELLDQLLAHGARLDQTSTRGETLLHLAVRSGSSHAVEWLLHHRASPSAPDADGVTPLMIAVWRRIEANDESRRVRSDRILSDLIAAGADVRSATRFSDDPRPGEEVRGPNTPPNGPPLSWVAVSTQTNLFQQLLSAGADPNTRNSRGMPLLYLMAAWLRPGMDPGLRVGALANARALLRAGAAPDVGFDGRTPLQIAVQSCPELVKLLLEFKADPNRRDNQGRSPLELVSDARWDGQAGLDREQQEEVLRALRAAGARDDAPDFQTIRLVRPSSRFTQILFRRNGTNDANRFTLLEALAVHYGVLAAPAFRPEPSPSARAPVANRAFPSPGSLEPVPLGSAPRFGAGSLRSLPFPDWKRVLIRRPDSDGAQWTEIPVDVEKIFAPDGCDKDVVLHWGDVIEVPERDHAIREQWPHLPVEAVNAWKQCLAREVTVHVQGKETPVTLERFVEPLDARPTADTRFTLTGALSVSGLLRASSDASRVVLRRKEPATGAVVERIFDCRERQGEGASVWLQKGDEILVPEL, encoded by the coding sequence ATGAAGACCTGGATCCTCCTGTTGACTGTGTTGCTCACCGCACCGTGTGCCGCTGCGGCTGACCCATTGGCCGAGGCGCTTCAGCGCGGATTGCTTGCCGAGGACGCGCGCAAGGACCTTGCCGGAGCGGCGACCGCCTACCGCGAGGCGATCGAGTTGGGCGACCGCCAGCGGACGATGGTCGCCACCGCGCTGTTTCGCCTTGCCGAGGCGGAACGCGCCCTCGGACGGACCAATGAGGCGGTCACCTGGTATCTCCGGCTGATGCGGGAGTATCCCGAGGCCACCAATCTCACGGCGCTCGCTGCCCGACGCCTGCCGGAGAGAGGTGATGGAGCGGATCGCCGGACAGCAACGCTCCACGCCGATCTGGTCCTGATGAAGGATCTCCTCCGTGGATACCGGGAGGAACGACAGCGGTTCATTGCCCTGACGAATGATCCCCTCGCGCTGGCCCTTGCGCTGAAGGCGTCCCATTCAACGCCTGGGTTGGAAGGGTTGATCGGCCGGATCAACGAGGCCGAAGTGGAGCTGGAGGCGCTGAAGATTCGCTATAAGTCGAACCACCCGACCAGGCAGGCCGCCGACGCGAAAATCGCCGAACTGCGGCGGCAGATTGCGGCCGAGAACACGGGAATTCTCAGCCGGCTCCAGGCGAGGGAAGTGGAGTTTGAAACGCTGATTGCCCGGCAGGAGGATGCGTTGGCCCGCACCACCAGCGCCACCGGATCCCCAACTCCAGGCGGTTCGTCCCTCGTCGGCGCTGAGACGCTGCTCATGGACGAGATCGCGCTCGCCGAACAGCAACTGGAGATCGTGAAGCGGCGGCACGATGTGGGACGCGCCGACACCGAGGAAGTGCTCAAGGCGTCGCGCGAAGTGCTCTCCTTGAAGCGCCAGTTGGCGGCGATGCAAGTGCGTCCGAAGGACATCGTGGACCCGGTCGTTCCATCCTCCGGCGAACTGCCCGATGAGGAGGCCCGGGAGATCGAGCGCCTGAAGCGGCTCCTGGCCAACAGTCCGGACCTGCTCAACGCACCCCAGGGATCCGAGAACGAAACCCCGCTCCAGACCGCGGCGCGCCTCGATCAGGCGCGGGTCGTGGAATACCTGCTCCAGGCCGGGGCGGGCATCAATGCGCTCGGCGGCAAAGGCGTTACCGCGCTGTATGCAGCCGCGGAGGCCGGTCACAAACGAATGGTGGAACTCCTGCTGCGGGCGGGGGCCGATGTAAACGCCGGGGCCAACGGCAGGACGCCACTGCTAATCGCAGTGCCTTATGAACGAACCCAGGTCATTGAAACGCTCCTGGATGCCGGAGCCTCACCGAACATTCAGATCGGTCCCGTGGCGATGGTCCTAATGGGAGAAGCCTATGAGCGTGTATCCCCTTTTGGGTTGGCATTGCTCCGGAGGAACCTGTCGCTGGTGGAGACCATGGCACGACACGGGGCCGATTTGAACGCGCCCTGTTCCAAGGAGCAGCTCCCGTTGGGCATCGCATTGTCCCAGGGAGACTGGGACATTGCAGCTCTGCTTCTGAAACTTGGGGCAAACCCCGATGCCGATGGCGCCGGTATCTCGCCTCTGCGGTTGGCAATGGGGCAGTCGGCTTCGCCTCCACCTCGGGAACTACTGGATCAACTGCTTGCCCACGGTGCGCGGTTGGATCAGACGAGTACCCGTGGTGAAACGTTGCTGCACCTGGCCGTCCGATCTGGTTCAAGCCATGCCGTGGAGTGGCTTCTTCACCACCGTGCCTCGCCCAGCGCGCCAGATGCTGACGGTGTCACCCCGCTGATGATCGCGGTCTGGCGCCGTATTGAGGCGAACGACGAGTCGCGGCGAGTCAGGTCAGACCGCATCCTCAGCGATTTGATTGCCGCAGGGGCGGACGTGAGGTCCGCCACTCGCTTTTCCGATGATCCCCGTCCCGGTGAGGAGGTGCGGGGACCAAATACGCCTCCGAACGGACCGCCCTTGTCGTGGGTTGCCGTTTCCACGCAGACCAACCTGTTTCAGCAGTTGCTGTCCGCCGGCGCGGATCCGAACACCAGGAACAGCCGGGGCATGCCTCTCCTGTATCTCATGGCGGCATGGCTTCGCCCTGGAATGGACCCAGGATTGCGCGTTGGCGCGTTGGCCAATGCCCGGGCCTTGCTCCGGGCGGGGGCCGCGCCCGATGTGGGATTCGATGGCAGGACCCCACTTCAAATCGCCGTTCAATCCTGCCCGGAGTTGGTCAAGCTGCTGCTGGAGTTCAAGGCGGATCCGAACCGCCGGGACAACCAAGGACGAAGCCCGTTGGAACTGGTTTCCGATGCGCGCTGGGATGGCCAGGCAGGGTTGGATCGGGAGCAGCAGGAGGAAGTCCTCCGCGCGTTGCGTGCAGCAGGAGCGCGCGACGATGCGCCGGATTTCCAGACCATCCGCCTGGTGCGACCGTCGTCCCGGTTTACCCAGATTTTGTTTCGGCGCAACGGGACCAACGATGCCAATCGCTTCACGCTGCTGGAGGCCTTGGCGGTCCATTACGGGGTCCTGGCCGCGCCCGCGTTCCGGCCCGAACCGTCGCCGTCGGCGCGGGCACCTGTCGCCAATCGGGCGTTTCCCTCTCCCGGTTCGCTGGAGCCGGTTCCGCTCGGTAGTGCGCCCCGTTTCGGGGCGGGGTCGCTTCGGTCCCTTCCGTTTCCCGATTGGAAGCGGGTGTTGATCCGCCGACCGGATTCCGACGGCGCTCAGTGGACGGAGATTCCGGTGGATGTTGAGAAGATCTTCGCTCCGGATGGATGCGACAAAGACGTCGTTCTCCACTGGGGGGATGTGATCGAGGTGCCTGAGCGGGACCATGCCATCCGGGAACAATGGCCGCACCTCCCCGTCGAGGCCGTCAATGCGTGGAAGCAATGTCTGGCGCGCGAAGTGACGGTGCATGTCCAGGGGAAGGAGACCCCGGTAACCTTGGAGCGCTTTGTGGAGCCATTGGATGCCAGACCAACGGCCGATACTCGCTTTACACTCACCGGGGCCCTTTCCGTGTCCGGGTTACTTCGGGCCTCTTCCGACGCGTCGCGCGTCGTCTTGCGCCGCAAGGAACCGGCGACCGGTGCGGTCGTTGAGCGCATCTTCGACTGCCGGGAACGCCAGGGAGAAGGTGCCAGCGTCTGGCTGCAGAAGGGCGACGAGATCCTCGTCCCCGAGTTGTAG
- a CDS encoding type II toxin-antitoxin system VapC family toxin, whose translation MAAADVFMDSAGFLALWDAGDEHHAAAVRLQDDLVRKRRRFLTSEYVVDETVTLLLVRHSHDAAADFLDTIERSEVLRLEWIGPERFHTASALFRKHADKEWSFTDCVSFAVMHELRVRDAFTTDHHFKQAGFVPVLKT comes from the coding sequence ATGGCCGCCGCTGACGTCTTCATGGACAGCGCGGGATTCCTCGCCCTGTGGGACGCGGGTGACGAGCACCACGCGGCCGCCGTCCGGCTCCAGGACGATCTCGTTCGCAAACGCCGTCGATTTTTGACCTCGGAGTACGTCGTGGACGAGACCGTCACCCTGCTGCTCGTCCGCCACAGCCACGACGCGGCAGCGGACTTTCTCGACACCATCGAACGTAGCGAGGTGCTGCGGTTGGAGTGGATCGGACCCGAGCGGTTTCACACGGCGTCCGCCCTCTTTCGCAAACACGCGGACAAGGAATGGTCGTTCACCGATTGCGTCAGCTTCGCCGTCATGCACGAGCTGCGGGTCCGCGACGCCTTCACCACGGACCACCACTTCAAACAGGCCGGATTTGTCCCGGTGCTGAAGACTTGA